CCACCACGATTAAGCTTAAATTCCAGTTAAACTTCATTTGCCGCACTGCTAGATGAAAAAACATTCCATAGTTTTGAATGGCATACATATCATCTTCATAAAGTTAAATTTCTTCCGTATGATCAATCCATTTTCCATCGCCTCAACGACCACATCAGAAAAGTAActcgaggaaaagaaaaacgacttTTTACCTAAATTAAAAAGCAAACGCCAAAAGAtttgttttctgaaattttgcatgatcaaaaatgaaataacgtTGATAACTGACTCACAACAATTTTTAGGCTAACTCGTTCTTCAAACGTGGGAAAGAAAAGCATTTTAAATGTATATGCagtttaaaattgtttttcaagTGATGGCAATTACTTTAAATCATACCGAATACatcaaaaaaatgtctttaaaaaacgtatattgtttttttttaaatcttaaaaaaaattatcactaTTTTCAGCTTAAAACGGATAGCGCTTGGCAGCTGATCATGGCTGGTTACAACAATgactacaacaacaacaccaacAAATCGGATCTTCCGCtaggaagaaagaaacgtACAACTACTGATAAGTGCAATTGTGCTCCGGTATCGACGCCATGCCCACCTGGACCAGAAGGTCCTCCTGGAGAGCCAGGAACACCGGGCAATCCAGGAAATGATGGACAACCCGGCGAACCGGGTATTCCCGGCATTCGTATGTTCTTCAGACAAGTAGGCGGCAATGGCTGTCTCATGTGTACCGCAGGCCCAGTGGGTGAACCTGGGCCTCCTGGTGAACCTGGTCCGGTTGGTCCTCCCGGACCGACCGGAGCACCAGGCGAGAGTGGTAGTCCTGGACCGAGCGGAGAAATGGGACCGATTGGCGACCAAGGACTGGAAGGACTTAATGCTGTACCAGGTGCAGCAGGCAGGCCGGGGGAGCCGGGTACCAATTATTTGCCAGGCGTTCAAGGGATGCCTGGATTTCCAGGACCATCAGGTCCAGATGGACCACAGGGTAGAGATGGAGAGGACGGTAGGCCTGGACCAGATGGCCAACCTGGTCCCGCAGGAGAGCCAGGAAGAGATGGGCACCCTGGCACGGATGGCAGACCGGGTACCCCTGGAATGGACGGACGACCTGGCCCAGATGCAACGTATTGTCCTTGTCCAGCGAGAAACCCTCCATCTTTATttgacaaataaatatttgttgttgtaTCGGATTCATGACTGACATTTCTTCTGACTTACCCCATACGCAATGCTCTCAACAGAATCCACGTATACACGGGTGCTGCTTTGaagacaaaattaaaaaaaaaaaccattatttTCACGTGAAATTATAAGAGAAGCTTTCAatcaagagttttttttccagtgctatacttttccatccttttctttcagttggccaaaaaaaaaaacgttaaaaagTTAGCATGGGAGAGAAAAGTATTTTAAATGTACGTGCAGTTTAAAATAGGATTTCATCAATagaacaatcaaaaaaaaaaacaagagaacatttatcttcagaaattcactaTGCTAGGTTTGTGAAGTTCCACATTAAGATCTCATTAATGGACAAGCTCaaaatttgattaaatttATCTACATAGGTACATAAGACATAATTGGCACTAGTTTATCGATTAATATACATGTAAGAAAAACATATGGTATGAAAAGTATGCGAAGAAAATGtacaaataaacgaaaaggcaagaaccagaaagaaaatgttctcAATATTTGCGTATGCGGAAATaatcatcaatcaataatcatgAAACTCGCacaatttaggaaaaaatcaaattgttAACTTAGGTATCGTTCTGTACATAAGCAAGTTCTCCTAAGCACAAAAGAATTTGGAATAAACTTTTCTTGAACTATGAACCCACCCTGCACGTAAAGATAGAACTAGGCAAGTACAGGACCAAATGAGCAGTTACGAAACGTTCTAAACGGATATCTggaagagagggagagagagaaggaAACACTGAATAGTGATGTAACGAGCTTTGTCTACGATATCTTGACATCTAAActattttaacaatttattTGCTCGATTAATCAGCAACTGGTCTGTTGCATTTTTATCAAAGAAAGATCCCGACAGGTCTAGAAAAGCGTCGTAAAATTGCGTACAAAATCATTACCGTATAAAATCTTTACCGCATGATTTCAAAAACTGTATACAATGTTTTTTCTGCCTTAACATACTGAGTACGCCAGAAGGTAGAAGTATTAGTCCTCATCTAAGAAACAATATTTGGAGAAAGAAAATCGCACGAAAAATGAATTCATCGTGTGGTTAATCAGACTAAAAGAAATGGTCCACATGATGTAATCTTCTCACATTTCCTAATCCTttacgcagaaaaaaaatgaagcaaaaaaaaacgaaaaaagagaacgagaatcagaaatgctaaaaatgtgACCCTCAGCTGAGCCTCATACCTATTTTGTTTCTACTACTGCTCGTTATGTACGAACACAGaccaattttttgtttgaaaaagtttttttttgtttgtttgcatgAAATATACtatctgaaagaaaagagtAGGGAATTAGGCAGGAAATACGACCAGTACAACGAAATTCTATCGCAGCGatctagaaaataaatatagtacatatttagaaaaaataaataatatctgCATAAAGTAATTGAATCGATTAAGTTAACAGAACAAGATTAAAATCCCCATTTGAAAACTAtcaatacaagaaaaaaaggaagaaaaatgaaaaagaagagaaaaatgcgggaagaagaaagaaaaatgtacgAAAATCTGTGATCGAATATGTATAGACTAAAATATCCATGGAAGACCCGCTAGTGCTGTCATGAGCTACATCTCAAACAAACCATCCAACgtgaatatataaaaatatattcaataacaataatatgtaAACGTATTTTCCGTTAACATCGTAGGATCTTTTCATCAGAGCTGAATTGAATACATTACAGATTATCTATTCTTGAAAGCTAGTGAAAATCGACATTTATGTAAAAGTTTCCCATGATCGTTTTCAGCATAGACTAGTAACTCTATAGATGTGGTTTTACTGGGCACAAATAAGAAGCAAGGgagatcaataaatcgatagTCACTCTAAGATGGCTATcataatcgtaaaaaaaacgtgtgCAACCGCTTTTGCACCCAAGCCTTATTGAacgtgtaaaaaaaagtagaaagacaAAAGAATCAATAAATGATAGTTTGTATAGTTCCCTTTGTGGTTTGATCCAGCTTACATGCGCTATTCGAAAATGCCTGAGGGAATAGTAAAGAGGAAAATGGCTGCGATGCGATCACCACTGAGAGTAtatgagatttttcaaaaatataatcTTTCACAATTCGTTTCTGAGCACttcagtttttgattttggtgAGGAAGTTcatttgctgcttttttttttgcacagatCATGTAAAGTACTCAATAGTGCCGCGAGCGACCTTCATACGCGTTCGATTTGGACAAAGCAGAGCACTGATAGAACGTATGGCAAGCAGAGAAAGTGAGCTCATTGCGACCGCCGATACGACCGCGGTCCTTCTGGTAAACATAAATGACGTCGACTATAAACAAGTTCACTTTGATACCTGAACAATCGCGTTTATTTCCATCGTATTCGATTCTGCCAGAATCGGAGAGTAGGTCACATTCAGCTGGTGACATGTCCAGACGTTTATTGTCAGTAATACGAACGGGTAATTCACTGAAATGGACTGCGTATCGGCTGCGTTACAAATTTTTTATGTTGAATAGACCCACCTCGAAATACGGAAGATATACATTAGATATATGGATTTTAGGTATGTGTTCGAATCGATCACTAATGCTGAACGACCTTAAACACAAAAACGTAAACAGTGTAGATTGAAGCCAGCATTctacaaaattgacgataatAGATCTCCACAGAAATATGGGGTTAGGGGTGTAGATTAAGAGTACGATCGTGATCACACCCATTCCCCATtcatcatcctgaaaaacggcctggGAAATGACTTCTTTGCACGAATTTTCCCAGGAGACACCTAATAAGACCATCTCTGAATAATCGCCGgttccttcagcagcctatacACTGATTTTAATTAGATAGGCTCCTGGGAAACCTTATTGATTAGCATCAATGCTTGCAAATGCAGCGTGTGTACAGGAGTACCCCGTTataaggtgtctcgtaggaggATTCGTACAGGAAAACTGTTTccatgcaatttttttaggGCGGATAGAGGAAATTGAGTTTGGTCAAGTTCATACCCGATAAGCACACGCCTAACCCTACCTTTCCAACATTGTAGATTTCTGTCTTTATATTGTCTTTAAAAACACAGTACCTCTACTCTATCTACAATTGAGTCAAATTACTGATATAACAATTACGCAGCCTTTTGGTTCCAGCAACAACGAAAAAGCCACCAACTATGGGAAGAGGAGAAAGCAgaggaaacaaagaaaaaaaagaaaacgtgttggaagagaaagaagaacgcAAAGATAGGAAAAGGCAAAATGTtacgaaatgaaatgttgatgtagaaataaaacttcaaaCCTGCTAAATTATACACGTCACGAAGTTTCCACATTGAAGAGAATCCAATTAGAGATGAATTTCGAATAGTAAGACTTCCATAGATTCTTGTTACGTTGTACAACTTCCATAATTCCTCTTCCGGCGAAGATTGATCAATTGTTAGATCACCGACAAGAATTTGACAATTTCCGGGAATGTTTGATATAGTTGCTGCCTCACCAATCCTACATACTCGTGCTCCATCCTCATTAGGGTGTATTTCTGAAAAGTAGACAGTTGTgtgataagaaaaatttttttgagaacatcTATGGTAATTTAGCAAGTAGTcccgaaaaaaggaaaatacaaGTAGccgtcaaaaaaagaaaatagggggcgtaaaaaattaaaagtccAAACAGATGAGaacgaaataaattttatgatGTCAAAATTAAATGCTCATAAGGACCTAGACTCACAAAGGTTTGTCGCTTTATACTATGTGGTTCGAGGATTTACATTagtttgaatttttggaaaaatgacTACGCAAAAGTCGAGGACAACTGCCATCTAAGAAGATGTTTGTTTCCACCGAAATTtatcaaatttaaattatgAAGGCATCGCAAGGTTTCCAGCATCAGTTCTTCGGTAGTCTCTCAGTTGTTGTGGGTTGTTTgttagattttcaaaattcttatttAACTACTATACTTTATACTTAAACCATTCAACggaaacgtagaaaattttaGGAACTTGGCTTTGCATTCAAGAAACCaacgttcaattttttcaaatttctttttcctcttcttccacAACAGTCATATTTTCCAATATTTAGCGTCGCCTgaattctccattttcttattcttatttcttattttctttctttctttttcttctgacttTTTCTAACTTCCACTCAAACTTCACCATTACCATAGTTATTTATAAATACACAGTTTTTATTGAACCAAACCAAATTCACTTTTGACAACTCACCTTCGCACACCTTTCCGTTGATTTGATCAACGAACCTTGATTCAAGAAGACCGTTAAGTTCAAAAACACTATAACATAGGTTCGGATTATTCGTAATTAAAATAGTTGCCGATACTACTtcctgaaatggaaaaaaggtaGAATTTCTCCTTGTCAGCCGAAACAATGCGATTAGTACGGACCAAATTCAAGTGAATAATTTTTATGCATTATATATCCACAGACAACAATCTTATTCAAAATGTTCCGGGGTGTCATAATTGCAATTCTTAATCCGTAATAAAACCTCAATACGCCGCCATGATACGGTAACGCAtgtaaacgagaaaaaaaaacaaattaaagccagcgtatcacgattttaacgtggtgcggaacctacagcgaaagcgtagagtttgAGTACTAGATTGTGGATTACAGCGTGGCTCCGCTTGTCCTTCCCtcattgtcgtaaaaaaaaaacagcgtgggaaccgctttggttcctacgaggtacgttagaacgctcctctatgtacacgttctcgtcctctcagcagtctattcattggttttatttgaacaggctgatgagaagacatcactgatcctcgaccgctcgcacatggttgcggcgcgttgcaacagaaatgaaataggCGGCGTCTTctacgccgtttttacgacgactagGAGAAGATGGGCGGAATCGTCCTGGGTTCGCTAGTAGCCGAACTCTGCACTTTTGTTCTGGGTCCCGCACCTCGTCAAAATCGCATTTAATTTTGCGAACGCGTGTCtacctgtacaatgacttccggagATCAACCGATGTagcaagtcagtgtttttatcctagcTTCTAATTTTAtcctcgataaattggtcccagacctgtttggtaccaatttatcgatcacagaagaatgaaaggcttggctggGGCTAGAGTGGTTTCGAGCTATTAACCTTTCGCTCAcggccgaacctcttaccaactgcacTACATCCACCTATAATAATAGTTATAGAAGTGTAAAAATCGCTATTTCGAACATGAAAATCGTCGTCAAAAGGTTGATTGTTACAACTGGAGGTAACAGTAATAGTTTAGCTCACAAATTACGGTTTCTTATGAAGCAATATGCGTATTTTCTCAAATTGGATTACAGTATGTGTATATCTTACCTACATAGCTTTTTCACGTCAGTTTTTGGGTCTCGAGATATTTTGCTAGCTATAATTTGCAGGCTTCACCATGTCATTCTTTTATCAAAGATGATATAGCGAAGTTTTCCAACAAACAACACAGGTATACATACGGATTTCCGATCTCATAAATTAGATTGAACAACCAAGAATTGTGAGCTTTTTCATATGTACATCGAAGTTATGGAGATCAAATTCCCTAGCGTTAATCACCACATTCCTCTTTCTaccaatttttcaaacaaaacctTAACTTCAGCGCTGTGATCAATATTGTGTAAAAGttgtatttttgaattcagACAGAATTTGATAAAAAGAGAGAATACCAAGGCAACAATACCTTCAACTTTGGCCAAGATAACGTTTTCAATGCAGTGTTATTTTCAATTCTAACGAATCGTTCGAGAGCGTTCGGCCCTGAAATATCACTACGATAATATCACTACAGAAACAATAAAGGAATATGAATGAGCTAAGTTGTACCGCATTAAAACCCACACATACGACCGTAATAAAATTCGACGGATTGCAAATTTCCCAGGAACTTGAGGTCATCGTAATCGGTATTCACAACTGCAACTTCACCGCTAACAAGATATACGTTGCCAAATTTTCTCTTTAGAATTTCTGCTGAAGGAACATTAGGACCAAATAGATATAGGTTCCCAATAATTGCAGTACAATTGTCCTCGACATCGTTTACGTTGGTGTTCGTTAAAGGTACATCTAATTCACAGcctaaatggaaaaaaattgaagcagaATGTATGACCGGAAACTACAAAGCGACCCTCGTACTATTTTATAATCAAGATCAATCAAGACCTCATCAagatatattattatattatatttaactATTATAAGACAACATGTAAGAATATAACATGTAAGAAGTATAAGACACACCCACCGCAATTAGAGCGATTCCCGcgaattcttcttttgtcAGGGTAATACTGAAGGACATGTGAGCAGTTAGGATCCAACAGCGggttattttctatttgtacACTGGGATTGATAGTAAGAAGCGCACCGCCAGCCATCGTTTCAAGTTGAGAGTTGTTCACTATGATAAGATCATAACCTATAATGGAAATATTAGTCTTATCCCAGAATAAAAACTTGTTATCGGCACTTTGTTGCACCAAAAGTTTAACGTGAAACAAATTAAACTGTTCTCCTTTTCATGtgatttgttttgttgagTACAATTAGTCCTTTAATgtttcaaaggcatcaccccacgaatcgggcGTAGTATGGATTTTTGTTGCTGTATAccgagtcgtagattatgaatacaggggtggttccgcccaaTTCTgtctgcatcactgtaaacaaaaATCCATTCGTGCAGCCCGATaagcaattcatttcattcaacgaatcgcaggcggaggcgagccacaagggtggtgcgttgcaataggggacgtcgtaaggaaatGCATTCCGAATCTGTCTGTTTACTGTGATGCAGGCACAGATGAGCGTAACCatccctgtattcataatctacgacccgatataggtatactccaacgaaaatccataccacgcctgattcgtggggtgatgccttcaaccgGACCTCACCGAAATTGGCACCTCCTACATTCGTATGCTTCGGTTGTAGGTACcgtaccacaaaattgacaatgttAGGACCTCTGCACGAGTAGCTGGGTGTAGGGGTCTAATTTACGAATATTAAAGTTATCACGCCATAACAAACCCAGAAAACAAGTGTATTTTATTCCACTGTGACTTCATCCCCCTAATGATGCAATTTGCTACATGATAGAACGAGGGCAATCTCGTCATCGTATAACGTCCGCGATCCAAATAATATGGCTGAAATAAGCACCAGATGCTACCCTGCCGCACCGTTGCGGACACACTGCGGACTGCTCTAGTTCCActacccgtaataagttgcatcgttgtgGAGAAGGGATAACATGaggtagttcgaatgttcttttgtcttgaaacctcggcatattctgtctgtgttttgttatagtgtgcctgcgatgtttttagatggaacctttatttgcctgacgtttcggctttttcgccgtcttcagagacctaaatagaggatgactggagcaatgctacgtttatcccgccaagtgacctataaccgcctgatattctgtgtgtagatcaaatcatctatatcgtcgctggtgatctacacgcagtaatactcattcgctggtacactgagtgacaagtgtgTGCAACCAGCTGCGCCACATCCAGTGGAGCaacacgtaagaccattttcaatgtagatgggtttctgtttctccacaacggtttaccgcctcatattggcgtggaggtgacactgggcgtcgaactgcgatgcacagcggaggttcgtcctccggtagggtctcccaagctgagaaggagttcgacacatccgacattccgacttctcggaatcggaagcctagctaagagtaaaccgctgctaagattcaccaccgtcttggcaaaatgtcgcaaggtggttccctgatccatataggttgggcgacgacctgtggtgaaagctaagctcgccgtggcatggctgcttagtttggggaaaagtctttttgccactccagcatattcactgcctcaataccctgcacactgggccctgccgtctcagacgtcggacggtatggtgACTGGT
This window of the Necator americanus strain Aroian chromosome III, whole genome shotgun sequence genome carries:
- a CDS encoding hypothetical protein (NECATOR_CHRIII.G12634.T1), which codes for MSKSYVIATGVATLAILSVLIAMGVIVNDLNNLQSEINEDMKEFRLKTDSAWQLIMAGYNNDYNNNTNKSDLPLGRKKRTTTDKCNCAPVSTPCPPGPEGPPGEPGTPGNPGNDGQPGEPGIPGIRMFFRQVGGNGCLMCTAGPVGEPGPPGEPGPVGPPGPTGAPGESGSPGPSGEMGPIGDQGLEGLNAVPGAAGRPGEPGTNYLPGVQGMPGFPGPSGPDGPQGRDGEDGRPGPDGQPGPAGEPGRDGHPGTDGRPGTPGMDGRPGPDATYCPCPARNPPSLFDK
- a CDS encoding hypothetical protein (NECATOR_CHRIII.G12635.T1), with protein sequence MSDVSNSFSAWETLPEDEPPLCIAVRRPVSPPRQYEAVTWRDKRSIAPVILYLGYDLIIVNNSQLETMAGGALLTINPSVQIENNPLLDPNCSHVLQYYPDKRRIRGNRSNCGCELDVPLTNTNVNDVEDNCTAIIGNLYLFGPNVPSAEILKRKFGNVYLVSGEVAVVNTDYDDLKFLGNLQSVEFYYGRMWPNALERFVRIENNTALKTLSWPKLKEVVSATILITNNPNLCYSVFELNGLLESRFVDQINGKVCEEIHPNEDGARVCRIGEAATISNIPGNCQILVGDLTIDQSSPEEELWKLYNVTRIYGSLTIRNSSLIGFSSMWKLRDVYNLAGRSALVIDSNTYLKSIYLMYIFRISSELPVRITDNKRLDMSPAECDLLSDSGRIEYDGNKRDCSGELAYVQNDT
- a CDS encoding hypothetical protein (NECATOR_CHRIII.G12635.T2); the encoded protein is MSDVSNSFSAWETLPEDEPPLCIAVRRPVSPPRQYEATPTPSYSCRGPNIVNFVVRYLQPKHTNVGGANFGYDLIIVNNSQLETMAGGALLTINPSVQIENNPLLDPNCSHVLQYYPDKRRIRGNRSNCGCELDVPLTNTNVNDVEDNCTAIIGNLYLFGPNVPSAEILKRKFGNVYLVSGEVAVVNTDYDDLKFLGNLQSVEFYYGRMWPNALERFVRIENNTALKTLSWPKLKEVVSATILITNNPNLCYSVFELNGLLESRFVDQINGKVCEEIHPNEDGARVCRIGEAATISNIPGNCQILVGDLTIDQSSPEEELWKLYNVTRIYGSLTIRNSSLIGFSSMWKLRDVYNLAGRSALVIDSNTYLKSIYLMYIFRISSELPVRITDNKRLDMSPAECDLLSDSGRIEYDGNKRDCSGIKVNLFIVDVIYVYQKDRGRIGGRNELTFSACHTFYQCSALSKSNAYEGRSRHY